From one Mytilus edulis chromosome 1, xbMytEdul2.2, whole genome shotgun sequence genomic stretch:
- the LOC139524755 gene encoding uncharacterized protein — MALAPDDDNTKTYRPGPERAQTFAISRESIVEADDYGDIFEIADTMGIDLGGLDEIEDMKTRLILFYNKCEGEPNYKDVVGNSMVSMRTENRKKREKLLKLLTDTRDRLGPVPAERSKDGLSRRGSAVIKGFLKSEGTIQNLDLDINNKLEALKRDDCTIVVSGETSAGKSSILNLLFGEEVVPTFFGSCTSVITRICYYKQRRAKIIYKNGKVEKIRNIPPGEICKKLKPFVFIEDESERELATPIKEVKIYVPAKILECGLVVVDSPGIGENDEMDKVIVDFVNENPINGFLYAIKSDNAGGVDEDRLIGLLKVILETEKQKTERGMLPFESTCALFVCNFWDLIAEDQTETVFSHAYNRLKSIWPNMKESQLMKFSAFKAKMECDIDPDFIVDNYKQLLDNIRNVYNKAMDIRVLSTYKWLETVLKRSVHHLKTIVHRIDNSEKDLETKMRSVWDKLNTLKMKSELTINELRKQIQEETDEICEEFGTYLKLPKTRMAITSWIENELPDIEFFKNFEELKANMEDLTVARISRELENWEDEQGKIKNVRENVERSIQFKLNILEDELQVIEDDMQSEAGSITSEDSISPKVKQGRRYSIPIGSVQMQMSKIALPVKLVNRMFKPFGKAGKRVTSIFFENYNEGKLKEYRRDPITWAKRRSEKTLDNFLNDKQEDHLRTVISEFMKEPKEFLKDIERKIPAMVETNQKNMDHISMCRKEGSSSREVYERMMENLEHLKRTVTDYGEGYIFVNDFGVDDIQIINKTLGEGRSSVPFDVSQMLESIASSTATWNQKVIPRSLWSAQQNGILMANNKEESVTIRIYLTNARIENTDSEVAKLRLLKNENVAELLGIQNSDHPTPAFVFHGHLRPVSRFIRSKFMNFKEDVPRILHEVLYGLEYIHRKKMVHMELNQNTIAIDDNHVVKLCGACQPRVAPLPVDKDRVLAGDFVYLSPEVLNGDLYVACADIYAFGLLVFEILVGQAFKDQRQQLLSEFIDNCKPCALNGCPYTLENLSQSTKDIIQDCLDEILERRPSIENLNHSVSNIRNEPVLGRLQEMKRNNTTEKRTSSFCYERLRKEGMAENQPGVLRASQDIQHQITKEVGYNNETSASLNMDKTVSFLRSSSNNLGTKDLFDNKSSRIRAPLTKQMRHFSVETERYAGEQNDSKAEQSNRSKTTRAPQISILRSSSETPQSIGETPSEHLVARMTKSLEEKEESGSTGSQSPSRLRQS; from the exons ATGGCTTTGGCGCCTGATGATGACAATACCAAAACGTATAGACCTGGACCAGAGAGAGCGCAGACATTTGCTATTTCGCGCGAGAGCATTGTAGAGGCAGACGACTATggtgatatttttgaaattgctGACACGATGGGTATAGATTTAGGCGGTCTTGACGAAATAGAAGATATGAAAACAAGGCTTATACTTTTCTACAACAAATGTGAAGGTGAACCCAATTACAAGGATGTG GTTGGGAACTCAATGGTGTCTATGAGGAcagaaaatagaaagaaaagagAGAAACTGTTAAAACTTCTGACGGACACCAGAGACAGACTAGGCCCTGTTCCAGCAGAACGTTCTAAAGACGGGTTGTCGAGGCGTGGAAGTGCTGTTATCAAAGGTTTCCTTAAATCAGAAGGAACCATACAAAACTTAGATCTAGATATCAACAATAAATTAGAAGCTTTAAAGCGTGACGACTGTACTATAGTAGTTTCTG GTGAAACCTCCGCTggcaaatccagtattttgaatTTGTTGTTTGGCGAAGAAGTGGTTCCTACTTTTTTTGGAAGCTGCACATCTGTAATTACTCGAATTTGTTATTATAAACAACGACGAGCCAAAATAATATATAAGAATGGAAAAGTTGAGAAAATTAGAAACATACCACCCGGCGAAATATGTAAAAAGCTGAAGCCATTTGTATTTATTGAAGATGAATCTGAACGGGAATTGGCAACCCCAATCAAAGAAGTTAAAATTTATGTACCAGCTAAAATTCTAGAG TGTGGACTTGTTGTTGTTGACTCACCAGGAATAGGAGAAAATGATGAAATGGATAAAGTTATCGTAGACTTTGTTAATGAGAATCCGATAAATGGATTTCTGTATGCCATCAAGTCTGATAATGCTGGAGGAGTTGATGAAGACAGG CTTATAGgacttttaaaagtaattttggaAACAGAAAAGCAGAAGACAGAGAGGGGAATGTTACCATTTGAATCCACGTGTGCtctttttgtttgtaatttttgggATCTTATCGCAGAAGATCAAACTGAGACAGTATTTAGTCATGCATATAACAGACTGAAATCAATATGGCCAAATATGAAAGAATCGCAACTGATGAAGTTTTCTGCCTTCAAAGCAAAGATGGAGTGCGACATTGACCCAGACTTCATCGTTGACAATTACAAACAACTTCTGGATAATATAAGAAACGTGTACAATAAAGCAATGGATATCCGTGTTCTTTCTACCTATAA ATGGCTTGAAACTGTTTTGAAGAGAAGCGTTCACCATTTGAAAACAATAGTACATAGAATTGACAATTCAGAAAAAGACTTAGAAACAAAGATGAGAAGTGTTTGGGATAAACTGAACACTCTTAAAATGAAATCTGAGCTTACTATAAACGAACTCAGAAAGCAAATACAAGAAGAAACTGATGAAATTTGCGAAGAATTTGGTACATACTTGAAGTTGCCAAAAACTCGAATGGCAATCACTTCTTGGATTGAAAATGAATTGCCGgatattgaatttttcaaaaacttcGAGGAATTAAAGGCAAACATGGAAGATTTGACAGTCGCAAGGATTTCAAGAGAACTAGAGAACTGGGAAGACGAACAAGGAAAAATTAAAAACGTCAGAGAAAATGTCGAACGATCTATTCAATTTAAGTTAAATATTCTGGAAGATGAACTGCAAGTTATTGAAGATGATATGCAGTCAGAGGCAGGAAGCATAACATCTGAAGATTCAATCAGTCCGAAAGTAAAACAAGGCAGAAGATACTCTATTCCAATCGGTTCAGTTCAAATGCAAATGTCAAAAATAGCGCTACCAGTTAAACTTGTTAACAGAATGTTCAAACCATTTGGAAAAGCTGGAAAAAGGGTTACCagtattttctttgaaaattataATGAAGGGAAACTCAAAGAGTATCGTCGGGATCCAATAACTTGGGCAAAAAGGAGGTCGGAAAAGACACTAGATAATTTCTTAAATGATAAACAGGAGGATCATCTTAGAACAGTAATAAGTGAATTTATGAAAGAACCAAAAGAATTTCTTAAGGATATCGAGAGGAAAATTCCAGCCATGGTGGAAACAAACCAGAAAAATATGGATCACATTTCCATGTGCCGAAAGGAGGGTTCATCGTCTCGTGAAGTGTATGAACGGATGATGGAGAACTTAGAGCATCTAAAGAGAACGGTAACGGACTATGGTGAAggttacatttttgtaaatgacTTTGGTGTTGATGACattcaaataattaataaaacacTTGGAGAAGGACGATCATCAGTGCCGTTTGATGTTTCTCAAATGCTTGAAAGTATTGCATCATCTACAGCAACATGGAACCAGAAGGTTATTCCTAGAAGTCTATGGTCGGCACAACAGAATGGTATTCTTATGGCTAACAACAAAGAAGAATCAGTAACTATAAGGATCTATCTAACAAATGCCAGAATAGAAAATACAGATTCAGAAGTGGCTAAATTAAG GCTTTTGAAGAACGAAAATGTTGCAGAATTGTTAGGAATCCAGAACTCAGATCACCCAACACCAGCTTTTGTGTTTCATGGACATCTTAGACCTGTAAGTCGGTTCATAAGAAgcaaatttatgaattttaagGAAGATGTACCAAGAATATTACACGAAGTTCTATACGGCCTTGAATACATACACAGAAAGAAAATGGTCCATATGGAACTGAATCAGAATACAATTGCG ATCGACGACAATCATGTTGTTAAACTCTGTGGAGCATGCCAACCAAGGGTTGCTCCATTACCAGTAGATAAGGATAGAGTACTTGCGGGAGACTTCGTTTACCTCAGTCCAGAAGTTCTAAATGGAGATCTGTATGTTGCATGTGCGGACATTTATGCTTTTGGTCTCTTAGTATTTGAGATTTTAGTGGGACAAGCGTTTAAAGACCAACGTCAGCAACTTCTTTCGGAATTCATCGATAACTGCAAGCCATGTGCTTTAAATGGCTGTCCTTATACACTAGAAAATTTATCTCAAAGCACAAAGGACATAATACAAGATTGTCTTGATGAGATCTTGGAGCGTAGGCCTTCTATTGAAAATCTCAATCACTCTGTTTCTAACATTAGAAATGAACCTGTGTTAGGTCGATTGcaagaaatgaaaagaaataatacTACGGAAAAAAGGACATCGTCGTTTTGTTACGAAAGACTACGCAAGGAAGGGATGGCAGAGAATCAACCTGGTGTCCTTAGAGCATCCCAAGACATCCAACATCAGATAACAAAAGAAGTTGGATATAACAACGAAACTTCAGCAAGTCTAAACATGGATAAAACAGTGTCATTCTTGAGGTCGTCATCAAATAATCTAGGAACAAAAGATCTCTTTGACAATAAATCATCAAGAATAAGAGCTCCTCTAACAAAACAAATGCGACACTTCTCAGTTGAAACAGAGCGTTATGCAGGAGAACAA